The following coding sequences lie in one Synergistota bacterium genomic window:
- a CDS encoding nucleotide exchange factor GrpE, whose translation RIIKELLPVLDNLEHAIEASSSSDDGSGIVEGVRMIFKQFLSVLSKEGLEVIPTVGKDFDPSVHEAVEVVKVGSDEEDGKVISEIRKGYTLAGRVIRPALVKVGKKG comes from the coding sequence AGAATAATAAAGGAGCTTTTACCCGTGCTTGATAATCTCGAACACGCTATTGAGGCTTCATCAAGCTCTGATGATGGTAGTGGCATCGTTGAAGGGGTTAGGATGATCTTTAAGCAGTTTTTAAGCGTTCTTTCTAAGGAGGGGCTTGAGGTGATCCCCACCGTGGGTAAGGACTTTGACCCCTCAGTTCATGAGGCGGTTGAGGTCGTTAAGGTGGGGAGCGACGAAGAGGATGGTAAAGTAATTTCCGAAATTAGAAAGGGATATACCTTAGCGGGCAGGGTTATAAGACCCGCCCTCGTAAAAGTTGGAAAAAAGGGGTGA